Within the Clostridium scatologenes genome, the region ATGAGAATCTTTAAAATAGCTAATCATATCAACAAAAGTAGCAATATTAATTAAGCTTAATCCACCAATTAATATAATGAAAGTATATGTTCTAAATTTCCATCTTTTCTTTGTAAAAATTAATAACTTTGCCATATAAAAAAGAAGCATTGTAGTAACTAAATAAACTAGAATTTTTTGAAGCTCAATCATAAGTGACCCCCAGCCTTAGCTTATATCTTGTTTTGAAAAGTATCTTTCAACTTTATACTTAAATGAGAATTACTTTTCATCTTACGAAACATAATAACTAAAATTGCCAAACTTGAAATTAGTAAAAATAAAGGTATAAATAAGAGCACAGCTTTAGTACAATATTTTATAGAAATTACACCACCAAGTAAAGGAGCCACAGCAAAACCAATACTTCCTACAGTTCCTTGAACGCCAAATAGCAATCCTCTTCTATTAACAGGTGTATCTTCTGTTGTAATTGACATTATCACAGGTTCAACCCCTCCAGTAATAAAGAATACCATACCAAAAACGGCTGTAAATATCCACAAGTTATTTATGTATGCAAGAGGTATAGAGAATATAGCTCCTAGCACTAAATATACTAATAATAATTTCATTTTATTATACTTATCTCCTAGTCTACTTAGAGTTAATCCAGCTAAAGCTGTTGTAAATGCTAAAAATCCATTTATAAGTCCTGTTATTCCAGCTATACCCTTAGTAGTATTTTTAATTTCTTGCACATATATTGGAATATAAGGATTAAATACGGTACGACCTATTCTTATAAAGAGAAGAACTATAAGCATCGATACAGCTGTGGCTGTAAAAATAGAGAGCATTGGTACTTTTTCTCTTTTCTTCTTTTCTTCACCTTTCACAATAATTTCTTTTTCTTCCTTTACAACAAATAAAACTAGTAAAAAATCCAAAAACATAAGAATACCACCAACTATAAAACTTACACGATACCCAACACATTCTGCTACAATACCACCTATCACCGGACCAATAGATTGTCCAATAAATGTGGAAGATGACAAAAATCCAAGCGCAAAAGAAAGCCTATTTTTAGGTGTACTAGCCGCAACTAAAACTATAGCTGCAGTAATAGTTCCAGTAAATATACCTTGTAATAGCCTTAAAATTATTAATTGATTCACATTAACAATCAAACCCATTCCTGCAATTATAAATGAAGCAAATAGCATAGCTCTTATAAGCATAAGTTTTCTACCATATTTGTCTGAAATGATTCCCCAAATTGGAGACATAACAGCCATAGTAACTGCAGGTGCTGCGTTTAAAATTCCTGAATATAATTTAACATCATTAGGTGATGTAATCCCAAGCTGTTGTATATAGAATGGTAAAAAAGGCATTCCAAAATTAAAACTCATTATGGATAAAATTTGTGAAAACCAAACAGTATAAAGATTTATTTTCCATCGTTCCATTATTGATTATTACCTGATCTCAAAATTATAACAAATAGTAATGTATATTAACCTTAAAATTTCAATATTTCTTTGCTACTCGCTAAATATTATCAGGTTTTCACTTCCTTCCCTATTATGCTAATTTTCGGCTTATATATTAGCTATTATATCATCAACTGTTTATATTTGAAAGTTTTGCAATTGAAACACCTGTATTTGTTAATTATTGAAACTTTGTTATTATTATTTTATAGATAGTCTGTATTGCTAATGGAATAATCTTTTCATCAAAATTAAATTTCGAATTATGCAGAGGATAATTTTTTTCATCTTTTATTTCTGCAAAAAAAACTATTCTTGCACCTTTTACTTTTTTAAAATAAAACCCTGCGTTATCTCCTGCAAGATATGGTTTAATTGAAGTAGTTACATTTTGTTTACCAAATATACTCTTTCCAACTCTTCTGCCTATAGTTACAAGCTCATCATCATTATAAATACTAGGTATTTTAGGCATTGTTTTAACTTCTATTAAACTCCCACTTTCTTTTTGTAGCTTCTGTTGCATTTTGCTCAATTTTTTACAAACATTAACTCTATCTCTTTCATCAAAAGTTCTTAAAGTTCCTTTCATTTCAACGTTTTCTGCAATTACATTGGTCTTTACTCCTCCTCTTATAGTTCCAATACCAACCACGAAAGGCATCTTGGAATTATATGTATCATTTATTTCACTTACAGCACAAATAACTTTTCCTGCTGCTTTAATAGCATCAATACCTTTATTTACTTCACACCAATGGCTAGATTTACCTGTAATTTTAATATTTAAAGAACTTATTTCACAAGTAGATACATTGTTTCGAATTTCCATCCCTAGTGGTAATGAATTGGCTAAATGAAAAATTAATATTCTATCAACCTTTGGTTTTAATAACACACCACCTTTAATCATTGCCTTTGCACCTTTTCCTATTTCTTCTCCAGGCTCAAATATAAACTTTATATTACACTTTAATTTTTCCTTAGTCTCATAAAATACATAGGAAAGTCCAAGAGCAATTGCAACTATAGCATCATGACCGCAGGCATGCATAATATTTTCATTTTTTGATGCATATTCGCAAGATGTTTCTTCTTGTATTGGCAGTGCATCCATTTCAGCACGAATTGCAAAAGTAGGATAGTTTCCATCATTTATGATTTCTGCAACAACTCCTGTATTTGCTACTATTTTATAAGACATACCAATTTTGTGTAAGAAACTGCAGATAAGTTTACAAGTTCCAAACTCTTGTAAACTTAATTCTGGATACATATGCAGCTGCCTTCTTATTTTAATTATTTCAGGTGTTATTTTCTCTATTAAATTCATATAATCATTATCCATTTATATACAAATTCATCTCCATTCAGTTCTCATTATTCCAATTACCAAGTAAATTTACTTCATCACTACCATTCTAATTCTCCACTTTCTTTGAGTGAATTGTTTAATTTTATTTATTTAAAATTAATTTTAATATTAACTATTTCGGCCTTTGTTCCTATTCTTATAGGTGGTCCCCAGGTTCCATAACCAGAAGTAACTATTAAATTAAAATTGTCTTTTTTCAAATATCCATAGTCATCTTCATATATCATTTTTGTAATAAAATTATTAGGAAAAAACTGTCCTTTATGAGTATGACCTGAAAGTTGAATGTCCACTTTTTCTTTTTCATCTTCTTGCAAATTTGTAGGCCTATGATTCAGTACTATAATTGGAAGTTCCCTATTAACATCTTTTAGTATTTTATCAAGTAGTGTAATATTTTCTTTTTCCCTGTCAATCCTTGCTGGATCATCCCTTCCAACCACATAAAAACTATTATCAATTTTTACTGCACTATCATGCAGCATCTTTACATTTCCATTTTTTAAATAATAGAGAGTTTCTGGCAAGTCTTTTTCTATATATTCATGATTTCCTGTGATACCATAAACTCCATACTTTGACCTTATACTTTTGAAAGCATTTGATGCATAACTTTTCAATTTCGTAGTACTACTTTCATCCATTATATCACCACAAAAGAAAACTATGTCAGGATCCAGTGAATTTATTGAAGTTACCATTTTATCAATACCTTTTTCTTTAACACCTATTCCAATATGTACATCTGCAACCATTACTACATTAAGCGAATTGATTTTGCCAGCTTTTTTATTAACAGTTAAATTATAATTTGTAATTACTACATGAGCCGCATTCCAAAGTCCAAAGCTTATTACCATAAATACTATTATGAAAACTGACACTCCATTTCCATACAATTTACTTAAATAATTTCTAACTTTTCCTCTATAACCTATTTTATTTAATATAAACTTAGCAATATCTACTATAGGAAACAATATAAGAAGATAGCATGTAACAGCAAGGCAAATGGCTCCTATTGCTGTAAATATTGATGTTAATATATTATTTACAGATAAAAAACTCCTAAATAAGACACTTATGATGTATGAAAGTGCTAAACTCCAAAATATAAACCAATATAATCTACTCTTTATTTTTTTATTTTTATATGAAAATACACCTTTACCTTTTATTCCAATATAATAACATGACATAACATATAGAAATACAAAAAATAAAAGTAAAAGTATAGTTCCAATATATATCAGTATACGCATTTAATATTCCCCTATCTAAAAACTATTACTTTTCACCGCAGGTTTCTTTATTGATGTGCAATTTATCTCATTTTGCACTAGTATCATATGTACATAGTACATTTTACATATATTATAGTCAACATAAAAAATTTAATTATATTAACTATAAAATTTTCAATTAACTTTTCATTCTTTTCATAATATTTAGTAACAATTACTACATCTTAGTGTAACTTTATGTTAAAATCATAAAAAGACATTTAATTTAAACTTATACTAGTCTCTATATCAATAATTATTAACATTATTTACAAATATAATATACAAGTTTCACTTAACTACAATTAATTTTTTAGGAGGTCCTTATTTATGAATTCAATTAGTTATGAAGCCTTATTACACCAGTTAAATGCAGGAAAAAGAGCTGTTATGGTTACAATAGTTAATGATGAAAATAGTGAAAGTACAACTTTTTCTAAAAAAATTCTTTTAACTGAAGAAGATTTGGAAAGCAATAATAACAATTACAATTTTGATAATACATTTTATGAAAAAGCTAAATATGCTCTAAAATCTGGTAATTTGCAATTTGAATCCTCTGAAAAAGAAATATATTTAATTGAACCTTATTTTCCTGAACCTAAACTAATAATTTTAGGTGGAGGACATATTGCTAAACCTTTAGTAGAATTTGGAGCAAAAGTTGGATTTTCAGTTACTGTCATTGATGATAGACCATCCTTTGCTAACAGCAAAAGGTTTCCCGATGCTGAAAATGTAATTTGTGAAAGCTTTGAAAAATGCTTTGATTTGATCAACTTAAATCCATCAACTTTTGTAGTAATTGTAACTAGAGGTCATAGGCATGATATGGATTGTTTAAGACAAGTATTAAAATATAACACAGCATATACTGGAATGATTGGCTCTAAACGTCGAGTTAATGGTGTTATGAATCAATTATTAAGTGAAGGCTACTCTAAAGAAAAGCTTGATAATGTCAATGCTCCTATCGGTCTTAATATAGGTGCGGTTACTCCTGAAGAAATAGCCACTTCTATTATAGCTCAAGTTATTAGCTATAGGAGACTTGTTACTTCAAAAAACGGTATCAAAAAAGTTACAAAGGCTAATTGGCCAGAATTTGACCGTGATGTGTTAATTGCATTAAGCCAAGAAGAAAAAGAAGCTAAAGCAATTATTACAATCATTTCTACTAAAGGTTCTGTTCCGAGAAAAGAAGGAGCAAAAATGATAGTTTATCCTCACGGTAAAATTCTAGGAAGTATCGGTGGTGGCTGTAGTGAAGGTTCAGTAATCAATACAGCTCGTTACATATTAAGAAACGGTGGCTGTAAGGTTGAAAGTATAGATATGACAGGTTATGTTGCCGAAGAAGAAGGTATGGTTTGCGGTGGAATAATGGATGTATTTATTGAAACATTTTAAAATTAAAATAAAGCTAGTACAAAATCTTATCAAAGATTTATGCTAGCTTTATCTTATATAAAAATACAAACTAATTTTCTGGATAATTTAAATTTTTCTCATTTACATTTAATAAAACTTCATTTAAAAATTTATTTCCTATATATTTTGCCATAGGAAGATTCATATCTAAATAATTTCCACAATCTCTAGCTGCAGCACCAGGTACATCACCTTCAAAATTTGCAATAAATTTGTACATTTCTATTAATAAATTAACAATATCTTTTGATTTGTAATTTCCATTTAAAATCAAATAAAAACCTGTTCTACATCCCATAGGTCCAAAATATACAGTTTTTGAACCATATACACTATGATTTCTTAAAAAAGTTGCAGCAAGATGCTCAATAGTATGCATCTCAGCAGTATTCATAACTGGTTCAAAATTTGGTCTTGTCATTCTTATATCAAAAGTAGTAAGAACTACTTCTCCAAATTTATCTTTTCTTGAAACATAAACACCTGGAAGTAGTTTTTCATGATTAACTGTAAAACTTGCGATTTTTTCCATATTCATTACCTCCTATAAATCCAATCCAATCTTAACATTTATACATTTATACGTCAAGTAAACACTTAGCAGAAACATTACACTAATATTTCTGATCCATTTTCCGTAACAACTATAGTATGCTCCCATTGAGCTGAAAGAGAACCATCTTTAGTAAGCACTGTCCAATCATCATCAAGAGTAATACATTTATAATCTCCCTCATTTATCATAGGCTCCACAGTAAATACCATGCCTGGAAGCAATAATACTCCTTTCCCCGTCTTAGCAAAATGATCTACATGGGGTTCTTCATGAAATTTTAGTCCTACACCATGTCCTCCTAAGTCTCTTACTACAGAATATCCTAAATTGTTACAATAATTTTCTATAGCTGTTCCTACAGCATTAAGACTACCATAAGGCTTTACTGCATCAATACCTATATACATGGCTTTTTTGGTCTCTTCCACAAGTTTAACTGCATTTTCACTAGCTTCACCTATTATAAACATTCTGCTAGCATCAGAATAATATCCATCCAATATAGTACTTACATCTATATTAATTATATCTCCACTTTTTAAAACTGTATTGTCTGGTATTCCATGACATATAACATTATTTATAGAGGTACAAACACTTTTAGGAAATCCAAAATAATTTAACGGAGCGGCAATGGCACCTCTTTTTGCAGTATGCTCACTAACCCAATTATCTATTTCACTGGTAGTTACTCCTTCTTTAATTCTCTCTGCTACAATATCCAATATTTCATTAGTAACTACACCACTTTTTCTTATTCCCTCAATTTGTTCTGGCGTTTTTATCAAATCAAAAGAAGGAATTATGAAACCTTCTTTTTCATATTCAAATAATCTTGCATCTTGCTCCATGTGACATTTCTTATACTTTTTACCACTGCCACACCAACATAAATCATTTCTACCTGGTTTTTTCATCAAATACATCTCCAATCAAATATTTAGCCTACTAATATAATACCAGTCTTTTCTAATAATTTAAACATAATTTTCAAATTTAGTACAATCAAATGATTCTTAGACAACTGAATTTAAAGTAAAAAAAAATTAACAACATAAAATAATTTATGCTGCTAACTTGTCCACTTCTATTTCAATTTATTTAACTCTTTTAGCAGTTAAATAATCTCCTCTAGTAAGCGGTGAAACTTTAACTACATCTCCAGTTTGCGGTGCATGAATATACATTCCGTTTCCTACGTATATTCCAACATGGTGAGGATTACCTGATGTTCCAAATAAAACCAAATCTCCTGGTTGAAGTTGATCTCTTGATACAGTAGTACCATCATTTATTTGTTCATAAGTAGTTCTTCCGAGTCCAACACCGAAATGTGCATAAACATACTGAGTAAATCCTGAACAATCAAAGCCTGAAGGTGAAGTTCCTCCCCAAACATAAGGAGTTCCTATGAAACTATACGCATAATTCACTACTGCATTGCTTCCCAAAGATACAGATGCTCCTCTTGATAAGCTAGGTTTAGAAACCGCTGCTGAAGCATATGCAACTTGCTTCTGCTGAGATTGAGCAGCTAACTTCTTAGCAGCATCCTTATCCGAATTAAGCTTGGCAATCTTTTTTTCTGTATCTGCTTTTAAACTTATCAATTTAGTACTTTTTTCATTTAAGTTCTTTTTTTCTGTTTCCATTTTGTTCTTTTTATCATTTAAAGAAGCAATTGTTTTGTTATCAAAAGCCACAATTGTTTTTATTGCTTCCATTCTAGATAGAAAATCCGAAAAATTTGTTGAATCCAATATCATTTCAACATATCCACCAGATCCATTTATGTATGCTGCTCGTACTCTTTTTTTCAATATGTCTTTGTGCTGAATTATATCAGTATCATTATTTTTTATCTGCTGTTCTAATG harbors:
- a CDS encoding MFS transporter, translated to MERWKINLYTVWFSQILSIMSFNFGMPFLPFYIQQLGITSPNDVKLYSGILNAAPAVTMAVMSPIWGIISDKYGRKLMLIRAMLFASFIIAGMGLIVNVNQLIILRLLQGIFTGTITAAIVLVAASTPKNRLSFALGFLSSSTFIGQSIGPVIGGIVAECVGYRVSFIVGGILMFLDFLLVLFVVKEEKEIIVKGEEKKKREKVPMLSIFTATAVSMLIVLLFIRIGRTVFNPYIPIYVQEIKNTTKGIAGITGLINGFLAFTTALAGLTLSRLGDKYNKMKLLLVYLVLGAIFSIPLAYINNLWIFTAVFGMVFFITGGVEPVIMSITTEDTPVNRRGLLFGVQGTVGSIGFAVAPLLGGVISIKYCTKAVLLFIPLFLLISSLAILVIMFRKMKSNSHLSIKLKDTFQNKI
- a CDS encoding M20 metallopeptidase family protein, producing MNLIEKITPEIIKIRRQLHMYPELSLQEFGTCKLICSFLHKIGMSYKIVANTGVVAEIINDGNYPTFAIRAEMDALPIQEETSCEYASKNENIMHACGHDAIVAIALGLSYVFYETKEKLKCNIKFIFEPGEEIGKGAKAMIKGGVLLKPKVDRILIFHLANSLPLGMEIRNNVSTCEISSLNIKITGKSSHWCEVNKGIDAIKAAGKVICAVSEINDTYNSKMPFVVGIGTIRGGVKTNVIAENVEMKGTLRTFDERDRVNVCKKLSKMQQKLQKESGSLIEVKTMPKIPSIYNDDELVTIGRRVGKSIFGKQNVTTSIKPYLAGDNAGFYFKKVKGARIVFFAEIKDEKNYPLHNSKFNFDEKIIPLAIQTIYKIIITKFQ
- a CDS encoding metallophosphoesterase is translated as MRILIYIGTILLLLFFVFLYVMSCYYIGIKGKGVFSYKNKKIKSRLYWFIFWSLALSYIISVLFRSFLSVNNILTSIFTAIGAICLAVTCYLLILFPIVDIAKFILNKIGYRGKVRNYLSKLYGNGVSVFIIVFMVISFGLWNAAHVVITNYNLTVNKKAGKINSLNVVMVADVHIGIGVKEKGIDKMVTSINSLDPDIVFFCGDIMDESSTTKLKSYASNAFKSIRSKYGVYGITGNHEYIEKDLPETLYYLKNGNVKMLHDSAVKIDNSFYVVGRDDPARIDREKENITLLDKILKDVNRELPIIVLNHRPTNLQEDEKEKVDIQLSGHTHKGQFFPNNFITKMIYEDDYGYLKKDNFNLIVTSGYGTWGPPIRIGTKAEIVNIKINFK
- a CDS encoding XdhC family protein; translated protein: MNSISYEALLHQLNAGKRAVMVTIVNDENSESTTFSKKILLTEEDLESNNNNYNFDNTFYEKAKYALKSGNLQFESSEKEIYLIEPYFPEPKLIILGGGHIAKPLVEFGAKVGFSVTVIDDRPSFANSKRFPDAENVICESFEKCFDLINLNPSTFVVIVTRGHRHDMDCLRQVLKYNTAYTGMIGSKRRVNGVMNQLLSEGYSKEKLDNVNAPIGLNIGAVTPEEIATSIIAQVISYRRLVTSKNGIKKVTKANWPEFDRDVLIALSQEEKEAKAIITIISTKGSVPRKEGAKMIVYPHGKILGSIGGGCSEGSVINTARYILRNGGCKVESIDMTGYVAEEEGMVCGGIMDVFIETF
- a CDS encoding S-ribosylhomocysteine lyase, whose protein sequence is MEKIASFTVNHEKLLPGVYVSRKDKFGEVVLTTFDIRMTRPNFEPVMNTAEMHTIEHLAATFLRNHSVYGSKTVYFGPMGCRTGFYLILNGNYKSKDIVNLLIEMYKFIANFEGDVPGAAARDCGNYLDMNLPMAKYIGNKFLNEVLLNVNEKNLNYPEN
- a CDS encoding methionyl aminopeptidase — protein: MKKPGRNDLCWCGSGKKYKKCHMEQDARLFEYEKEGFIIPSFDLIKTPEQIEGIRKSGVVTNEILDIVAERIKEGVTTSEIDNWVSEHTAKRGAIAAPLNYFGFPKSVCTSINNVICHGIPDNTVLKSGDIINIDVSTILDGYYSDASRMFIIGEASENAVKLVEETKKAMYIGIDAVKPYGSLNAVGTAIENYCNNLGYSVVRDLGGHGVGLKFHEEPHVDHFAKTGKGVLLLPGMVFTVEPMINEGDYKCITLDDDWTVLTKDGSLSAQWEHTIVVTENGSEILV
- a CDS encoding C40 family peptidase, which codes for MKKIVKFITGTLTAVFLLGNTVFAKPAANDPSQDGSVNVNIEKLDNDIQNALVKLDSNNKEITKTSNDIKSLEQQIKNNDTDIIQHKDILKKRVRAAYINGSGGYVEMILDSTNFSDFLSRMEAIKTIVAFDNKTIASLNDKKNKMETEKKNLNEKSTKLISLKADTEKKIAKLNSDKDAAKKLAAQSQQKQVAYASAAVSKPSLSRGASVSLGSNAVVNYAYSFIGTPYVWGGTSPSGFDCSGFTQYVYAHFGVGLGRTTYEQINDGTTVSRDQLQPGDLVLFGTSGNPHHVGIYVGNGMYIHAPQTGDVVKVSPLTRGDYLTAKRVK